In Triticum urartu cultivar G1812 unplaced genomic scaffold, Tu2.1 TuUngrouped_contig_3936, whole genome shotgun sequence, the following are encoded in one genomic region:
- the LOC125527452 gene encoding uncharacterized protein LOC125527452: protein MAAAGSAAAGRPKLGEEKLIIRPEKVRFIDILSLLILRRPITSYAFVDAGDQTTRDVGITPGDIFVTLTEIIQKALAAAYYPAKIIGAIVELLLNFFALNGGLLGIIWNIIRCTYSQYII, encoded by the coding sequence ATGGCGGCGGCCGGATCAGCTGCTGCTGGTCGTCCCAAGTTGGGGGAGGAGAAGCTGATCATCCGACCGGAGAAGGTGCGGTTCATCGACATCCTGTCCCTGCTGATCCTGCGCCGGCCCATCACCAGCTATGCCTTCGTCGACGCCGGCGACCAGACGACCCGCGACGTCGGCATCACGCCGGGCGACATCTTCGTCACGCTCACCGAGATCATCCAGAAGGCCCTCGCTGCTGCCTACTACCCGGCAAAGATAATCGGGGCCATCGTCGAGCTCCTCCTCAACTTCTTCGCCCTCAACGGAGGCCTGCTCGGCATCATATGGAACATCATCAGATGTACGTATTCACAGTATATCATATGA